A window of Cytophagales bacterium genomic DNA:
GCTCTTGCCTTATTTTTTTTGCAAAGATAGTTATGTTTAATCCTAAATATTAATTGTTTTTATCGGACAACAGTGATAATTAATAGTTCTTTCTAAATTATGTAAAAAGATAATTATTTTATACTAAGTAGCCAATATGTTAAGTATTATCATCCCTTCATTTAAAGGATCAACGGTATTAAAGAATCAGCTCCCGGGCTTTATAAAGTATTTGGAGAATAAAAAAATCAATTATGAAATAATTATCGTTGATGATGGTTCAAAGGATGGCGGAAAAACACAGCAAATAGCTAAAGACTTTGGTTGCCTGTATTTCGAAAATAAAAAAAATATGGGCAAAGGTGCAGCTGTCAAATTAGGTATGCTAAATGCGAAAGGGGATTTCAGGATATACACCGATGTGGATATACCCTTTGAATACAGCGCTATAGAACGGTTCTTATACTATCTTGACTTTAAAGAATTTGACCTCGCAATAGGTGACAGAACTTTACCTGAATCAACTTATTTCTCTGAAATTCCTGCCATAAGAAGGATTGGCAGTGCAATATTTACCTTTATCATTGGCAGATTTATCACTACCGGAATGTTTGATACCCAATGCGGGCTCAAAGGATTCAGGGGAAACGTGGCAGAAGATCTATTTTCTGTTAGCAGGATCAATGGCTTTGCATTTGATGCTGAATTGTTATATGTATCACTGAAAAGAAATTACGATATTAAAAGATTACCTGTAAAATTTAGAAACCAGGAAGGTTCAAGTGTAAGCTATTTGATACACGGAATAGAGATACTTAAAGACCTTGTATTATTAAAGATTAATCATTTAACCGGGAAATACAAAAAGAAATAAGGACATTATGAACAGAAACATTACCAATATAATTCGATTTTTGATGGATGAATGTTTACCCCCTTTTATTCGTGATAACAAATTCTTTATGTACCCCTTTTATTATTATGCTTATAGAGGCAAAAATATAAAAACCGTTATGAAATTTAAAAGTTTGGTATATGGTTTTACTGAAAAGCGATATAACGATTTTTATAATAACCTGGATACCATTTCCCGAAACCGGAAAACTGACCTAAACTTTCCAAGCATAAGTTACATTGTTGATAACCTTGACAAAACTTCCAGAAACCTTCTTGACGTTGGATGTGGCAGAGGCTATTTCTTATCACTATTACTAAGTTCCAATTTTGAATTGTTCGGTTGTGATATAGTTGATAAAGGAAATTCAGCTAATTACCAGTATGTAAAAGGGAATATTGAAAACCTCCCATTTTCAGATAAAGCGTTTGATATTGTTACCTGCTTTCATACACTCGAACATATTATTGATCTTGAAAAAGCTGTCTCAGAATTAAAACGAATAACAAAGAAACAGCTTATTATTGCCGTACCATGCCAGCGATATTTTTATTACACCCTGGATGAGCATGTAAATTTTTTCCCTTTCAAAGAAAAGCTAACTTCCGTTATCAATATTAAAAACCATAACT
This region includes:
- a CDS encoding methyltransferase domain-containing protein, giving the protein MNRNITNIIRFLMDECLPPFIRDNKFFMYPFYYYAYRGKNIKTVMKFKSLVYGFTEKRYNDFYNNLDTISRNRKTDLNFPSISYIVDNLDKTSRNLLDVGCGRGYFLSLLLSSNFELFGCDIVDKGNSANYQYVKGNIENLPFSDKAFDIVTCFHTLEHIIDLEKAVSELKRITKKQLIIAVPCQRYFYYTLDEHVNFFPFKEKLTSVINIKNHNCKKIWGDWVYIGYPG
- a CDS encoding glycosyltransferase; this encodes MLSIIIPSFKGSTVLKNQLPGFIKYLENKKINYEIIIVDDGSKDGGKTQQIAKDFGCLYFENKKNMGKGAAVKLGMLNAKGDFRIYTDVDIPFEYSAIERFLYYLDFKEFDLAIGDRTLPESTYFSEIPAIRRIGSAIFTFIIGRFITTGMFDTQCGLKGFRGNVAEDLFSVSRINGFAFDAELLYVSLKRNYDIKRLPVKFRNQEGSSVSYLIHGIEILKDLVLLKINHLTGKYKKK